One region of Trichosurus vulpecula isolate mTriVul1 chromosome 1, mTriVul1.pri, whole genome shotgun sequence genomic DNA includes:
- the LOC118833616 gene encoding zinc finger protein 501-like codes for MSLQKGQTGRSCTLTISERRSYPGLGTPAWGSVSMRKGLCCQRGLASCSNSETESDSGDEGQGKLQNPPRPQGSPAPSSPLGPLRLESSAAPRPPSPGEAALRIRPDKGLRRPSGLTPAVEVARCLRGLELKPIPVPAPEEAWKGFKDSLNLIEHEKIHINEKPNKCNECGKVFGRRSHLIEYQGIHFGEKPFECGECGKTFGKNSILVEHQRIHTGENPYESFRGNSHLIQHQRIYSGERPYECNECEKTFSQSSSLVKHQRIHSGEKPYESNKCGKTFRGISNLVKHQQIHTGGKPYECKECGIRIHIGLVPHECNECRKTFSQNSKFVEHRKIHTGETPYECIECGKAFKETSSLIVHQRVHTKEKPYACGECGKTFSESSALIQHQGIHTGDKSYEYKECGKAFREKPYKCNECGKAFTKCSVLIQHDRIHTGVKPYKCNECGKAFSQREKLIKHQRIHNKRDLLI; via the exons ATGAGTCTACAGAAGGGACAGACGGGTCGAAGCTGCACTCTCACTATCAGTGAAAGACGGTCGTATCCAGGCCTGGGGACTCCTGCTTGGGGATCGGTCTCTATGAGGAAGGGGCTCTGCTGCCAGCGCGGACTAGCTAGCTGCAGTAACTCAGAAACCGAAAGTGACAGTGGGGACGAGGGGCAAGGGAAATTGCAGAACCCTCCCAGACCTCAGGGCAG CCCCGCCCCTTCCAGTCCTCTAGGACCACTGCGCCTGGAATCCAGCGCAGCCCCTCGGCCCCCTTCTCCAGGTGAGGCTGCCCTCCGCATCCGCCCGGACAAG GGTCTCCGGCGCCCTTCTGGTCTGACTCCTGCTGTGGAGGTGGCTCGATGCCTCCGGGGCCTCGAGTTGAAGCCTATCCCGGTGCCCGCCCCAG AAGAGGCTTGGAAAGG CTTCAAAGACAGCTTAAACCTGATTGAGCATGAGAAAATTCATATTAATGAGAAACCcaataaatgtaatgaatgtggaaaagtctTTGGTCGAAGATCACACCTTATTGAATATCAGGGAATTCATtttggagagaaaccctttgaatgtgGTGAATGTGGCAAAACCTTCGGTAAGAACTCAATCCTTGTtgaacaccagagaattcacactggagaaaacCCTTATGAAT ccttcagagGCAATTCACACCtcattcaacatcagagaatttaTTCTGGAGAGAGAccctatgaatgcaatgaatgtgagAAAACTTTCAGCCAAAGTTCAAGTCTTGTTAAACATCAAAGAATCCACAGTGGAGAAAAGCCTTATGAAAGTAATAAATGTGGAAAAACTTTCAGGGGAATCTCCAATCTTGTCAAACATCAGCAAATCCATACTGGAGggaaaccatatgaatgtaaagAATGTGGAATA agaattcacattGGACTGGTAcctcatgaatgtaatgaatgcaGAAAAACTTTTAGCCAGAACTCAAAATTTGTTGAACATCGGaagattcatactggagaaactCCTTATGAATGCattgaatgtgggaaggctttcaagGAAACCTCATCCCTTATTGTTCATCAGAGAGTTCACACTAAGGAGAAACCCTATGCATGTggtgaatgtgggaaaacttttAGTGAGAGCTCAGCTCTTATTCAACATCAGGGTATTCATACTGGAGATAAGTCCTATGAATAtaaggaatgtgggaaagccttca GGGAGAAACCCTataagtgtaatgaatgtggaaaagccttcactAAGTGCTCAGTTCTTATTCAACATGATAGAATTCACACTGGAGTGAAACCctacaaatgtaatgaatgtggaaaagccttcagtcAGAGAGAAAAACTCattaaacatcagagaattcacaacAAAAGGGATCTGTTAATTTAG
- the LOC118852772 gene encoding myelin-oligodendrocyte glycoprotein-like gives METINHSGTLFKFLVSFLLLDIPTQASDDFLVFGPTAPVQTSVGGEAALSCHLSPPQNAQNMLVLWSKSQDTVYRYEKGEEPSDEQSPNYQGRTELVKDAITVGNVTLKIWNVKPSDAGEYICSFSDMSQSAKASVELKVIEPPTLFESYPVWWSVIGILALGQLSILFYYSWKTYQFRENFLVSWTHKAGVVILAVFWCLLMSFLIYYIVDMSGCRGMEDLDEWVQKDQVYLALLTFLPLLPTLLFVAVDFHGKRRARANSARNRSGQHTESMSLNASS, from the exons ATGGAGACCATCAATCACTCAGGGACTCTCTTCAAATtccttgtctccttcctcctcctcgaCATACCCACTCAGGCCTCAG ATGACTTCTTAGTGTTTGGACCTACAGCACCTGTCCAGACTTCAGTGGGAGGAGAAGCAGCATTATCATGTCACCTGTCACCTCCTCAGAATGCCCAGAATATGCTAGTGCTCTGGTCCAAATCCCAGGATACAGTATATCGCTATGAAAAGGGAGAGGAACCTTCGGACGAGCAGTCGCCTAATTACCAAGGGAGGACAGAGCTGGTGAAAGATGCCATCACTGTGGGGAATGTCACACTGAAGATATGGAATGTGAAACCTTCAGATGCAGGAGAGTATATatgttctttttctgatatgtCACAATCAGCAAAAGCATCAGTGGAGCTGAAGGTCATAG AACCACCAACCCTATTTGAGTCCTATCCTGTCTGGTGGAGTGTGATTGGCATCCTGGCATTGGGGCAGCTCAGCATCCTCTTTTACTACAGCTGGAAAACCTACCAGTTCAGAG AGAATTTCCTAGTCAGTTGGACTCATAAGGCGGGAGTGGTGATCCTGGCAGTTTTTTGGTGTTTGCTGATGAGTTTCCTTATTTACTACATCGTGGATATGTCTGGCTGTAGAG GCATGGAAGACCTGGATGAGTGGGTTCAGAAGGACCAGGTATATTTGGCACTGTTGACATTCCTTCCTCTACTGCCAACACTCCTATTTGTGGCTGTTGATTTCCATGGCAAGCGCAGGGCAAGAG CGAACTCTGCTCGAAATCGATCTGGACAACATACAG AAAGTATGAGCCTGAATGCATCAAGTTGA